Within the Flavobacterium sp. CG_23.5 genome, the region GTTTTAATTTCTCTTGTTATTTTCAAAATTTAAGTATTTTTTACAAATTTAATATAAAATATTTTAATTTGTTACTATTTAAGCGCTTCTTGAACACTGATTTTTTCTCCATTTTTAAATGCAATTAAAAAAGCAGAATTATATCCTTTATCCTTAGCTTCTTGCAATTGTTTTTTTGCTTCATCGTAATCAGAAGTTTCTCCGTACATGTATTTGTAAACTCTGTGATCATATGCAACCGAAATATTTTTCAGTCCGTTAAAATTTCTAGGCTGCAATTCTAGTTTCTTAATACTGGCAGAAAGCTGAACTTTGAATAAAGGGATTGAATTTTCGACTACTTTAATCTTTTTTTTTTCTTCAGAAGTATTAAAGATAATTTTTGGCTTTACTGGATTCGAGGTGTCTTTTATAGGTCTTTCTATTATTTTTTGAGATGGTTTTGTATCAAATGTTTCAGGCTCACCATTTCCATAATACTCGTTTTTATAACTTACAATAGCGCTGGCAATTGATTTAGCAACATCATTTTGTCCTTCTTCAGAGTCTAAAATATTTCCTTCTTCAAAATTAGAAATAAATCCCATTTCAATAAGTACTCGGGGCATGTACGCTTTATGAAGTACCATATAAGGCGCCTGTTTCACTCCTCCACCTCTAATTTTTTTACCTAAAGCACCGAATGCATCCTCAACTTTACTCGCTAATGAAATACTATTGTCTAAATATTCCTCTTGCATCAAGGTCATTCCTATCATAGTTTCAGGAGAATTGGGATCAAACCCTTCATATTTCTGTTTGTAATCTTTTTCCAAAGTAATTACGGAGTTCTCTTTTTTAGCCGCTTCTAAGTTTGAAGCTACTTTTGTCATACCCATTACATACGTTTCCGTACCAAATCCGGCTGTATTTCTATTCGCATTACAATGTATAGAAACAAAAATATTGGCATCAGCTCTATTAGCAATATTAGCACGCTCCACTAAATCAATAAATACGTCTGTTTTTCGAGTATAAATCACATCAACTTTTGGAGTGGCCTCCAAAATTCTTCCTACTTTGAGAACCACAGCCAAAGCTATGTTTTTTTCGACATGACCATTATATACGGCACCAAAATCATGAGCACCGTGACCTGCATCTAACGTTACTTTAAAAACATTCGATTGACTAAATACCGCCGTAGAAATTATCGTTAGTAGTAAAGTCAGTATTGTTTTACTTATATGTATGATTCTCATAAATTTTAAAGTTAATTTTAATTAAAACACAATGGTTATAAATTTAATATTTGATTATTTTTGACAAAAAATTATATGTAAGTTTGACGTTTCAAAAAACAGGCCATAATTTTACAAAAATAGCATTTAAACCTTTGCATACAAACTTATTTAATATCGTTTTATTATCAATTTTCCTAACAATAGGATCTGGTAAATTATATTCTCAAAATATAACGAAAAAAGCAACAGCTATACCTACTAGTAAACAAATAGATAAGGTCAAAACGCCTATTGTTAAAACAGTAAAACCTAATGCAACTATAAAAAAGGAAAATGATTCGATTAAAATCGATACCATAAAACAAAAAAAAGCATTTCTTGATGGTAAAGTAAAATATAGGGCTGAAAAATACGCTAAGATTGACCAAAAGAAAAAACTTATAACGTTATATGACAAGGCTGAACTGTATTATCAAGACATAGAATTAAAATCAGGAATTATCGTGATGGACTATGAAAAGAATGAAGTTTATGCTGGTCGAATAAAAGATTCCACAGGAGCTTACACCCAATATCCTAATTTCAAACAAGGAAGTAACGTTGTGGAGCCTGATTCAATTCGCTTTAATTTTAAAACTAAAAAAGCTTTGATTTGGAATTCAAGAACGGAGCAAGGCGAATTTAAAGTAAAAGCAGAAATTACAAAAAAAGAAAATGATTCTGTTTATTTTTTAAAAAATGCTCGTTTTACTACTTCTAAAGATGTCGATAATCCGGAATACTATTTTCAAACCAGCAAAGTTAAATTTATTCCTGGCAAAAAAGTGGTTACAGGACTTACAAATATGGTAATTGCCGATGTTCCAACACCAATTGCCCTACCTTTTGCTTTTTTTCCAATGAGCAAGGAAACCAGCATTTCAGGGATAATCTTACCTAGTTACAGTGACTCTAATACAAGAGGCTTTTCATTGCAAAATGGTGGTTACTACTTTGCGCTAAACAATCATTATGATTTAACTGTTTTAGGAGATTATTATACTAACGGTAGTTACGGTATGCGTTTTGAATCCAATTATGCCGACAGGTATAAATATCGTGGTAATTTAAATGTACGATTTGAAAATTTGATAAATAGTGAACGAGGATATCCAGACTATTCGAAACAAAAAATATATAATATACAATGGTCTCATTCCAGAGATTCTAAATCAAATCCTAATTCTAGTTTCTCCGCCTCTGTAAATCTTGGGAGCAGTAAATATTTTAGACAGTCAATAAATCAAGCTAATATTGGTTCAAATCTTAATAACACCTTAAGTTCGTCTATTTCTTATAGTAAAACTTTCAATACTATTCCGCAAGCTAGAATGTCTTTGACCGCCACGCATTCTCAAAATACACAGACGCAAGAAATTAACATGACGTTACCAACACTTCAGGCAAGTGTGGATCGTATCTATCCATTTGTAGGGAAAGACGGTGCTAAAAAAGGTTTTATCAAAAATATCAATCTACAATATAATTTAAGCGGTAAAAATAGTTTTGTAACAACTGACTCTTTATTCTTTAAACCACAAATGTTCAGAGATGCTAAAACTGGTATTGAGCACACGATCCCATTAAGCACTAATTTCAAATTATTTAAGTATTTCAGCGCTTCCTCTTCTTTAAACTATAGAGAAGTATGGTATACAAAAACTATTACCCGGAATTATGATACTGACCAAAGTAAAGTAGTCGATAAAACTATAAACGGTTTTGACGCTTTTAGAACTTACTCTTTTTCATCCAGTGTAGGAACTACAATCTATGGTACTTTTAATTTTGGTGATGATAAAAAGATAAAATCTATCAGACACGTCATGCGACCATCAGTTTCTTATGGCTATACTCCTAGCTTCGAAAAATATTATGATAGTTATGCTTCTGATGCCAGCGGAACAATGATAAAACAATATTCTCGTTTTGAAACCGGTATCTTTGGAGCGCCTGGAAATAGTAACTCTAACACTATGGGTTTTGATTTAAGCAATACATTTGAAGCAAAAGTCAATGACAAAGATTCTACTATGACTGAACCAAAAAAAATAATGCTTCTTAATAACTTGAATCTTTCTACCAGCTACAACTTTGATGCTGACGGAGTCAACTCTCTTGCTTTTTCACCCGTTCGAGTTAGCGGTGGAACACAGCTATTGAACAACAAAATGAACGTAAATTTTGGCGCCACATTAGATCCTTACGCGATTAATAATTCAGGTACAAGGATTAATGTTTTTAATATTGACAATGGTGGAAGTTTGTTTCGAATGACAAGTGCGAATATGACTATGAATTATGCCATATCAAGTAAAGAAAAAGACAAACCTAAGAAAGATAAAAACATTCAAAGTGAAAGAAATGGTGGTCGAGAAGATGATTTATTTGGCACAAACACTGATTTAAGTGACAGTAGAAAAAGTCAATTTGGAACTGAAGAGGAAGAAGATAAAGGAGAAGATAAAATTTCAGAGTTTTTTAATGCTAAACTACCTTGGGATATGACTTTTGCCTATTCGCTTACTTACGGAAACAATAATAGAGAAAAGAAAATTATTGGAAATTCATTAATGATTTCTGCCAATGCTGATATTACACCAAAATGGAAAGCAGGAGTTTCAACAGGTTATGATTTTGTTCAAAAAGGAGTAACATTTACGCAGTTTCGTTTCGAAAGAGATTTATTAAGCTGGAGAATGGATTTCAACTGGACACCATTTGGTACAAATGCAAACTGGGGATTCTTCATTGGAATAAAAGCAGGAGTATTAAGTGATATAAAATACGACAAACGCAGTAGAACCAACAGATAAGACTTTGTTTATTTTTTCAATAGACAAAAATATTTAAAATACAAAACCATTTATTTTATGAAAAAGATAATTTTCACCGAAAATGCTCCGGCTCCAATTGGTCCATACAATCAAGCTGTGTTTAAAGGAAATACTCTTTATACTTCTGGCCAAATTGCAATAAACCCAGCCACTGGAGAATTAATTATAGATTCTATTGAGGTAGAAACGGAGCAAGTTATGCAAAATATGAAAGCAGTTCTTGAAGCTGCGGGAATGACATTTGAAAACGTTGTAAAAACAACTATTTTCATAATGGATATGAATGATTTCGGAAAAATAAATACCGTATATGGTTCTTATTTTAACGAAAAAACCGCTCCAGCACGTGAAACGGTTCAAGTGGCATGTTTGCCAAAAAATGTAAATGTAGAAATTTCAATGATTGCAATACTTTAAGCAGTATTGCATTTCATTTAGATTCTATTTATTAGCAATGTGATAGGCTATAAGACCGTCAATTGGCCTTCTTAAAACATTACCTAGTTTCAATTCATATTTATCAAAAGTTTCTTGTAATTCCTCTTTCAAGTAAAATGCGATAGAACCTACAAAGTGAACAGGAACCTCTTTACAATTGTCATATTGTTTAATATAATTTTTTACAAAAGATTTCATTCCTTTGAAGATAATTTTTCTGCAAAACTCAGTTTCTTTATGTTGAATTAAGAACTTCGCAAAAGTGGCTAAATAAGCGTTTGGATTTGGCTCTTTATACAATTTACTTTTAACGCTATCCGGTTCTAAATCATATTCTTTCTCAAATTGTTCAGCCAATTCTTTTGGCATTTTATTGAAGTAATA harbors:
- a CDS encoding N-acetylmuramoyl-L-alanine amidase — translated: MRIIHISKTILTLLLTIISTAVFSQSNVFKVTLDAGHGAHDFGAVYNGHVEKNIALAVVLKVGRILEATPKVDVIYTRKTDVFIDLVERANIANRADANIFVSIHCNANRNTAGFGTETYVMGMTKVASNLEAAKKENSVITLEKDYKQKYEGFDPNSPETMIGMTLMQEEYLDNSISLASKVEDAFGALGKKIRGGGVKQAPYMVLHKAYMPRVLIEMGFISNFEEGNILDSEEGQNDVAKSIASAIVSYKNEYYGNGEPETFDTKPSQKIIERPIKDTSNPVKPKIIFNTSEEKKKIKVVENSIPLFKVQLSASIKKLELQPRNFNGLKNISVAYDHRVYKYMYGETSDYDEAKKQLQEAKDKGYNSAFLIAFKNGEKISVQEALK
- a CDS encoding putative LPS assembly protein LptD, which encodes MTFQKTGHNFTKIAFKPLHTNLFNIVLLSIFLTIGSGKLYSQNITKKATAIPTSKQIDKVKTPIVKTVKPNATIKKENDSIKIDTIKQKKAFLDGKVKYRAEKYAKIDQKKKLITLYDKAELYYQDIELKSGIIVMDYEKNEVYAGRIKDSTGAYTQYPNFKQGSNVVEPDSIRFNFKTKKALIWNSRTEQGEFKVKAEITKKENDSVYFLKNARFTTSKDVDNPEYYFQTSKVKFIPGKKVVTGLTNMVIADVPTPIALPFAFFPMSKETSISGIILPSYSDSNTRGFSLQNGGYYFALNNHYDLTVLGDYYTNGSYGMRFESNYADRYKYRGNLNVRFENLINSERGYPDYSKQKIYNIQWSHSRDSKSNPNSSFSASVNLGSSKYFRQSINQANIGSNLNNTLSSSISYSKTFNTIPQARMSLTATHSQNTQTQEINMTLPTLQASVDRIYPFVGKDGAKKGFIKNINLQYNLSGKNSFVTTDSLFFKPQMFRDAKTGIEHTIPLSTNFKLFKYFSASSSLNYREVWYTKTITRNYDTDQSKVVDKTINGFDAFRTYSFSSSVGTTIYGTFNFGDDKKIKSIRHVMRPSVSYGYTPSFEKYYDSYASDASGTMIKQYSRFETGIFGAPGNSNSNTMGFDLSNTFEAKVNDKDSTMTEPKKIMLLNNLNLSTSYNFDADGVNSLAFSPVRVSGGTQLLNNKMNVNFGATLDPYAINNSGTRINVFNIDNGGSLFRMTSANMTMNYAISSKEKDKPKKDKNIQSERNGGREDDLFGTNTDLSDSRKSQFGTEEEEDKGEDKISEFFNAKLPWDMTFAYSLTYGNNNREKKIIGNSLMISANADITPKWKAGVSTGYDFVQKGVTFTQFRFERDLLSWRMDFNWTPFGTNANWGFFIGIKAGVLSDIKYDKRSRTNR
- a CDS encoding RidA family protein yields the protein MKKIIFTENAPAPIGPYNQAVFKGNTLYTSGQIAINPATGELIIDSIEVETEQVMQNMKAVLEAAGMTFENVVKTTIFIMDMNDFGKINTVYGSYFNEKTAPARETVQVACLPKNVNVEISMIAIL